From Impatiens glandulifera chromosome 7, dImpGla2.1, whole genome shotgun sequence:
TTAGAACTATTAAACCTAACATAATATGTTTGTTACCGACCATGTAAAATATAACTCACATAATATGATGTAATTTATATTACTTAGAAAATTGTAAACATCCAATCTGCAATTGGCTCTATTGTTTCCATTAATGATCTAAAAGAGCAATATTAGACATTGACAATCTTGACCAATCCAATTAGCAAAAGCAGAGCCGTGATCCAAGTGTTGGTTGCCCTGACGGACGAGGAGAAAGAAATGGGCTTAGTCGTTGTGGTGGTGGTGGTCGGAGAATTGTTGGAGGAAGAAGAGTCTTTGACATCCACGATGATCTTCATGCCTCCGCTGCAGTGACCGATCACGCCACAGACGAAGTAACGCTTACCAGCCTTGTTAAGGGGTACGTTGCTTGCGCCACTATTGTCGCTCGCTAACACGTTTCCTATCGAGCAGCTGCTGTAATCGCTCTCGCTCACTTCGTCTATTGTATGGCTACTTCCGTATGAGAATACTGAAATCAAGTCAAATTTGTGTCGGAAATATGTTAGGTCATGAGTTCGAGTTTTCGCACCAGAAcatttaagaaaagaaaaaaaaattgaatgagtAAGTGATGTTTACCGAGGGTGTCGCCGACAATGAAGGTCTTGTCACTAGTCCAAGTTGCATAATCGACACCAAGTGACCATCCGTTCGAGTCCCCGACCATATAGACGGTCGCCATGCTGGTGTGCAAGCTCATGAACACCACTGCTAGAGACAAGCACACTAATATTTTACTCCTACAATTCATGATTGTATTTATCCTTACCTAGTACTTGAATTATATCAAGTAATCATATAGATGAGATGAAATGAAATGGAATATGTATAAGCTATTATATATAGTGGTGAAATAAATAATGGAGTAAGTAATCTAGGTTAatgtatctttatttttaaaggCATCTTTTCCTTAGAAATGGAATTGCATGTTGActataagaaaattaatgacaacaagatcttgtttgattttttttaatcaaaatttcatatctttcttcaatttattattagttcATTCAAttcatcaacaaaaaaaatctaaaatatttttatttttataaaatttaaattaaaataaaaaaactcaaataatctactttttaatcaaaataatttattttcaaaaaagcCAATGAAATTATCAAACACAACTCTATATATGGTTTAGTGGAGGAGAAATCTTGAGTTGCACTCTACACCTATTTTCTATCTGCTCCCATTAAGATTTTAagatttgatgttttttttctcttaattattttaaaatatattaaaatattatttggttCCTTCTCTTCTAAGAATCTAAGAAGTAGTTGAGATATTCAAGGAACATGAATGTGGTGGTTAAAAAGAGTTTTTCCTCAAACAGTTTCCATCTAAAGTTTCATCTTATAATTGTAACCTAGTTTTTGTTTGGAGCTTCGATTTCAAGTGCCATCTTAAATTATGCAAGACTAGTTAATTCAACCTTTGGTTAAGATGATCATTGCAATGTTAATCtatgaaatgaaatattattgtttatcaagaaagaaagaaaaaaacttgcTTAAGAAATTAGGTAAATAATTGAGTGTTTATGATGTAAACAATTGTTTAAGTCTAATCCATTAATCATAAACGCGTTGAAGTATGCATTTCAAGTTAATATTATGCAAGAACTGTCTGTGTCCTTTATGGAGTTTCTTCAATCTCAATTTAACAATCAAAGAACTTATTTCTACTTAAAAATGATGAAGTAGCAAccagaaaataataataataataataattacaagaagaaaaaaaaatatatataattcaaacagtccaatgaataataatatttcatttcataGATTAACATTGCAATGATCACCTTAACCAAAGGTTGAATTAACCATTAATTTTGTTAATGAcaatataattgttttgttaatGATATACattatctcaaaaaaaaaatagttttatagttatttcaaaataaaaccaGTCATTATATTTTCAGCTGCTATGTTTCATCATTAAATTAATGCGTTACTATATTTTTgcaataattttgttataaaataaaatgtgacattatTTCATTAACACTGTAATTTATAAAGTAGTTAAAATAGTTCTTAATAAATCTAGTTATCTTTACCTTGTTGTTAAACATCATTTGATTTCCtcaattcaaataaaccatcaaaaaaatattttccgATGAATTAAGAGAAACATGTAcccatattttttaataaatttatatgagttttaaaaaataatataaatgtaataaatattatttaaaacacaattagtttatttagttgaattgtTAAATTGGTACTCTAATTAGGGCAAATTGAgattttagacattttttttaaacctcaCAATTTGAGTTTTATTGTCAAAGTTATACACGACGATGTTTTATTTTAACAGTTTGAAATACCATTAactaattatgtaaataaaatttataaaaaatattcatataactaatttaatgataatgttactttttattttaactagttCATATATACTCTAAGAACTTCACAGGAAGCCAAAATCTTGCCAAAcgtataaaatttgataatttattcgaTTCTCACGTAGACGTTTTTCTCACTCTCGCGCGAGTGAAGTTCTTCGACAACTTTTGAGATAAGAATGGCAGTGACAAATCATATATATCTGTTATTATGTCAGGTAAATAATAGGTTAACgttataaatagttaaaataatacttGTTGTTGTATAATTTTATCAGTAAGGATCCCAAAATTGTGGTTTAAATAAAAGGTTAGAAATATCAATTAACCCCTAATAAGGAGTTCCAATTTAATAATTCGACTcgtcaaatttaaatataattgttgTCCAATTTTAGTCAACCTCCTATCAAATAGAGAAAATCTCCATTTTTGTCTCAGTTGTCAATAGAGAGGATTGACATTTTCATCTATATGAAGAATCCAAAAGACAATGCAATAATAAAGGGTGGCAAATtcataagttttaaatatattgctTATTTTGATGAAACACTGCATTCTGATATCCTTCAAATTTCGAAATCaagataataaacaaaataattcgGATCTCACTTCAATTCTATTTCATACATTATTTCAGGCAAGTTTAAGAACAGATAATGTAGAAACTGAAAGGGAAaggttaatttgaaattttcaaacatCACAGAGAAATCAAgataataaaagaagaaataatgaaatttaGATGCTGAAAAATGTTACTCCAATTGCATTTTACCAGTAAAACATAATGTTTTAATACGATCCTTCCTCTAAGAATCAATTAGCCAGCAAATTGGCGAATAAACGACATTTAAAGTTTAAACTAGCCAAATGGTGTATAACTTACTTCAACTCGAGTCCAACCATCATCGCTAGCTTCTATTCAATTCTAGTCCTGCAGAATGTtcaaaaaattagttaattttgtATGTCAGTTTATGGTTTGGTTTGATAAAAAAGTGCCTTACCATCAAGCATTATCAGCTACCTCCTTTTCCTCTTCTTTTACCACTTCCTCTTCCACTTTCTCTTCGATCTTGCTCGAATTTCCATTAACAGAGCTGTTGTCTTTAACCAGACGAGTTCTAGTACGAGCTAATCGAATTGGTCTTTCCATAAATATCTGAATCATTCAAGACCAAAGTTATAGTTTTTCATGTTGGATAACACACAGCCAAAAGCTAGCTAGATTATTCAATGGGAGAAAACAGATATATTATCACCTTTCCTTGAAAAGATTTGAGAGCAATTTCAGACTCGGCCTTTGAATTAAAAGAAACAAACCCATATCCTGCAGACCTCCTGGGATTGTCAAGAAATATAATCTCAGCAGTAACAACATTGGTGTTCTCCTCTGAATTGAAGAACTCCTTAAGGTCTTTCGCCCTGGCTTGAAAAGGCAAATTCGCGACGAACAAGTTATTAACAGGCTTCTCCTTTGGTGGAGTTGGTGGAGGTCTAATCTTCTTTGGAAGAGCCCAATTCAGCCTTAACGTCCTGCCCTCATATTCCTGTTGACAACAATTAAGGATGGAAATTGGTAATCAACTTCAAAGAAGCATAATGTCGAACACATGGTATGcataattttcaatataagCTTACATTATTTTCTAGACTTTCCAATGCTGTCCGAGCTTCCTCATGAGAACCCATGGTAATAAAAGCTAGTCCTCTATTTCTAGTCTTGCTATGCATTGAAAGCTTTCAAACagcacaaacaaacaaaacccTAATCAGTCACAACATCCAAGAAAGATTTCTTAAAAAAAGGAGAGAAAACAATGAATTAAACCTCAATATCAACGACGGTCCCGTATTTTTCGAACAGAGGGCGAAGGTCGTCGGCTGTGCTCGACCAAGGAACATTCTGGGCAAGTATTCTGGTTTTAGAAGATTCATCTTCTTTTACTTCCCCTGAATTGGCGAGTTCTGGGGATTCAACTGTAGATTCTTCTGTTTGAGTTGAAGAGGAGACCTTGATGATGAAAAGTGTGGGTTTTCGAGTGGTAATTTGAAGTGGGTGAGAGAGAGGAGAGAAGGAAGAAAGTAAGTGGTGAGGTTTTGGAAGAGACGAAAATGGCGCGGTAGCAGGGAAGAATAGTGATGGATGGTGATGCTGGGTAGGGAGATTAGACGCTGCTGAAGGAAAACAGAGAAGACGAAGTAATGCCATTGAATGGAATTTAGTTTGTAGCAGAAATACCTGCGAACTTCAAAATTCGACCTCCCGAGAAGACGAACTCTGTTTCTCTCTACTGTGGATAAATTGCTATGGATAAGGAGAATtcagatattttattttattttagtgaacaatattattttttctaagatgatacattaaattaaattaatactcTTAGCCAAAATAAGTCAAATTAGTAATTGtggcaaaataaaataatactaacACAATTGGATATTTATGGTGGATTATTTCAACACTTTTAATAGAGGGGGAGCCAATTTGTTGGTAGAACAATTTGTAGAATTTTATGTAGTCCTAAATAAGGAGTGAccaaagttttttttaaggatAAGGGTGGTTTTGAAGGTGTACCATCTGAGATGTCCTTCGGTTCAAGGGTTTCTTACCAAAGATCAACATCGGGTACCTATTTTATTCGTCGGGCAGTGATGTATTAATCCCTAAAaccgatttttattttactatctGACCCGACGGATgtcttcatttttataattattcccGCTCTCGATCTTTCAAGCTTTGTGAAGTCGACGTCTTTATGTCTTGCGGGTTCGTAACTTGATAAGTTTTGTCATTCCAGTCAGTCTGGTAGGTATAGTCTGTATAGTCGTGggataaatgaaataaatctcGGTGGAAGTTCGCTTCGTCAGTTGTCTCGATTGAATGAATCTCTCCTCCAGTTATGGTAGATTTTCAATTTGCCTTCTATCCTTATTCGGATCTGACATAATGTTCTTCCTCTAGCCGACCCACACCCCAAAAGCATTTAGGAGGCACAGCCCCAACCTTTGGATTTGGAGTGGTTACATCCAGTATGTCCCCCTTATTTCCATCATCAATGAATACCCGATCCCTAGCCCGTTATCCGATTATGGTGAAACataaaactttattaaaaataaataattttaaaactaataatatcaaaattttaaaaacataaataaaaatatttttttactttaacatACTTATCTTGTAAATATAACTTTTGTTGTTATTAGTGTTaagaaaagttaaaatattaaatgtaaaaaaaatgaaggaatAAAAATGAAGATTAATAATAAGGAGagagaaatgtttttttttcaataaatgaaaagaaaggatagagaaaaaaaaattattaacaaaaataataaataaataaagtgtcaTTTATTGAGtggattaaaaatataaaagaaaaacaatttttagattttcaattacttttaaatCCCTTAACCCGATCATAGGTAATGTCACAAGAGAGAATAGCACAGATTtttgcttaattttttttcctttgtgCGACTTGTTTCGCGCATCAAAACAATCAACAAAACTCAACAAACAACCGATCACCacaataatcaataaaatatacaGCAAAGAGAAACACACACCGATTACGGGCCACGCCTAACTTTATAATTATATCCACTCACAAATAACGATTACAAAGAGGCTATAAACTCTCAAGGCTGCACACAAAATGACTCTCACTTGTGGAGGATATTTTTCTATCCGAAATCCAACAATTTGTCTTGTGCAGCTTAAGAGATATTTATAGCACTAAAGAATatccgccccgttcggtttttttcggtttcagggaatcccgcggggcaccgttaataatttttattttaaaaaaataaataaaaattatataataaaattatataaacgatttttttaatataatatatattataatatattaaaattttatattattataaagaaataattttaatactcttataaaatatagtaagtaaataaatatattggtgatttaatatatttaattatgtttatggtattcggggcagaatcggggtAAAAACGGGGTGAAATTGGGGCGGGttggggcgggggacacaaataccatccccgccccattctCGTTCGATTTCGGGGAAAAAACGTCCCAAACAGGGCAATTcagttcggttttcgcggggcggtttcaaattgtcatccttacgCCCAAGTTCTCCACCGAGCCCAACTACCGCTGACTTTTTCCATCACTTTGCCCATCAAGCCAATATTTTCGGGTCATCGACCCATCGTGCCGACATTTCCGGGACCCCAATCTGGTCGCCTCCGGTCCTCCTCTAACCGCCACTAGTCGGCTCCGTCTTTTCCGCACTCCATGCACCATTTTCCCAATGCGCTAGACGTTGTCACTCTTATGCCCACGTCGCACACACACGACTCCTCCTAGGAATTTCCTCGGTTCTGGCTTTCCGCAATCAAGCCATGACAAACGCTTTGCTAGCACCTTGTGTCTTAGTCGCCCGCACATGACTCCTCTTCAACACACTTCTCTCGGTCCTGGCACTCCACACTCATGCCACGATAGAAGCTCGGTTGCTTTAGCACTTCGCATCTCTGGTGCCCATGTCGCCCACCCGCGACACTTCTCAAACACCTTCTCGGTCCTGGTATTCGACAATCATGCCAAGACAGTTTGGCTAAGAACTTGTGTTTAAGTCGCACGCACACGACTCCTCATTCGGCACATTTCTTCTCGGTCCTGGCACTTCACACTTGTGCCAGAACATAAGCTTTAGTTACTTAGCCCTTCTCATCTTCGGTGCCCAGTCGCACACCCGCGACTATTTTTAGACAATTCTCGGTCTTGACAATCCACAATCATGCCAAAACCGAGGCCAACTAGTTATGGTCGTAACAGGTACCAACATGTATGAGTATATAGATACTTATTCTCATCATAAAGAGTTGTGACTTTGTTAAGGGGTTATGGATGTCTATTGGTATCGGGAGAGTTTGTATGTGTATTGAGGTTTAAGCccattttaaaacaattaaattaattatttattaaatttttatgtatctaatttcttttataattaataataaaatagtaatttcaattattttaaaatatattgtgcACTAAGTTCAAACATTCTAAATGGTTTTAAGATgcagtatatattaatatcatgtCATTGGTTTGATTCTCTTCAAttgaatttctttttcttatattaattaagttCAAGCCACTCAAAAAAAAGTCTCATATTATgtttaaacttataattatattttatggataTGTACTCactaattgaaattatatattgattgaTGGTTTATAAGACTAACTACTAATATCAACATAAAATGACTCTTATTTATTGTTGCTCAAGGAATCCCTCTTATGCAATATTTGATAATTCCCTTAGAAAACTGATTTAcctatgttattatatatatatatatatatatatatatatatatatatatataaattgtctCATTATTTCAACTTAATATTCAAGtagttaaaaagataaataaaaagaaaaatattattaaggcacaaagataaattaagtgaaaacatattaattaaaagatcaTTCTTAATGAAAACTATTTTAAGTTAAACTAAGAACTTGACTAATGAGTATGAATTGGtgataactttttaaattaaaaagttacaaaattgctggttaacttttattcttaaattcaACTATTATGATCAAATATTCAACTTTGTCATGCagtaaaatgttattaaatcaatcaaaatcatCTTGAACTCATCctaataattatgattaagAAAGACATACCAAGTCATAAAACtacatataataacaaaattcaCCTACAAACGTCATACTAATACGACAAAGCAGATGGAAATGAATGGATGTTTttgtaaaacatatatatatatatatatatatatatatatatatatatatatatatatatatatatatatatatatatatatatatatatatatatatatatatatatatatatatatatatagtggcggacccagaaatattttctcgggggggccaaatacatagtaacgtagcattttttttgctatcaaataaatgcattttttaattaaatttttactcgataattatataaaaatactaacaagcacaattactaaattatttttgtccATGAGttggtacaaaagaagacaaaatatcttcattacgttgattataccaatcaatcaattcaagaaaattaacattatttgaTGAACTATTTGACTCATATGTtctcgaaaaggtaatccttgcctcaataaaaagcgtgttacatcaaacattgtcgttaaatttgtgcgataatttatttctatatcacgatcatgtgtacgtaaaacgtttctcacgttatgtctttgatcttaaaatgattcaaattgaactctagtttcattatgacaactatttgaagttctcatatgatgattgaatctttctaatgcccttttccaatttttgtacccatctcttataaatgtatcatctacgttGTCTCTATTTAAAAgcttgaaaagataacaccaaaacaaaatgatgcatcttttgatatgttatattctaaccatgtatatatatttgatcagtaacattagactcattagtaggcttattaattgattgagaagactcatgttggtcatgtgatgtagaagtacaaattcgtttatagaacatttccattattctatatcctacataaaataaataattaaaaataaatatgtgtcaacctagacccctaaataaaatctaacaaatacatttatttgttgaaataatttaaaactattttaaaattaagaaatataaattaatattttacccttatatttataaataatttgtattattaattttattaaaattaataaaatatatatatatatatatatatatatatatatatatatatatatatatataaataaactataatataaatctagttttaaaataaataataatattatatgattttcattattttatatataattctttatattttaacttatataaataaattttatttatatattaactaaaatttatttattattataaatatagtatcttaaaaattatttatatattaactaaaatttatgtattattataaatatagtatcttaaaaaatatatatattttttttgtataaaataaaatattaataataattactttaataaaattatatttgaaattagaataatataattatgaattagtttttttttataaaagaaagtgttagtttattataaatattagaaaatagtgttggtataaaataaaaattttataaaaagaagtgtgaggttattataaaaaaatgtgagagTGAGGGGATTTGATCACATGACCTCTAATATAGATTTCAGCTCCAAAACCAACAAGACAATGCCCTATTTggtaaatatatgtataaaatatcttaaaagttttaccctggttgggggaggcccgggccccccaaggccccccttgtaggtccgccactgtatatatatatattacactaTTATCGTATTaatcataaaatcatttaatatattaattaaaatatcaaaataacattttaataatttaacttaaacaaactcaaataaccatttttttatacTACAAATTTTCTAAAAAGAAAAACCCACAAAAACCCTAAGTCAAGATCAAACTAGCCCTTAATGTGGAAGGAAGATAAGAAGTCATTTTACATGAATATGACACATAATCAAACCATCCTTTTTCCCTTCCGTCTAAGATAACTTCTTCAACTACTCTTAATTAATTACTgtttaatctaacattaaaacCCTTGTTTTATTAGtcctaataattataattattaatttagaaaatcataattttcattCAAAAGAAATCCTATATCAAAAACAAGTCTTAGACAATGATCAACCCAACTACTTTTAAAGTATTTATGCACTTAATTAATAACTCATTCATTTAATTAGAACTTATCCCATCATTAACACGTCTTCCTTTTCCTCtcataaacaataataatatatatttaaagattgTAATAGTCGGTGGGAATTGGAATGCCTGAAAAGGAAAAACCTCATCAAAAGTCTACATTTCCACCAAACAAGATTGAAAAAAACAACAATCTTTTCCTTCTCTCCAAATTTTCTGATATTCAAAACATAAGATCAACCAACCATGAAGCCAAGAAATCTCTCTGAAACATATGTCGGATTAAACGAAACAGACCCAATTACTTGTCCTTATGGTTGTTATGATCCATACATCATCCCACCgccaccgccgccgccgccgcaaATCGCTAGAGGAAGTCACCCACTTTCACCATACATCGTTGTCATATCCACTTCCATCGCTAGCTTCATCCTCCTGGTTGTATCCTATATCATCATCAAAAGATGCTGCTCTCGGAGGCAGGTGTCGGAAAATCAAGTGGCGGACCAAGATGAAAACTTTTTGGATGAGAATCATGGCCCGGCGACGGCGATCGATCATCACATCTGGTACATAAACACTGTCGGATTGCAGCCTTCGATTATTAACTCTATATCGGTGTTTCGGTATAAGAAAGGGGGAAACATGATTGAGGGTAATGATTGTTCTGTTTGTTTGAGCGAGTTTCAAGAAGATGAGACGCTGAGATTGCTTCCGAAATGCAGCCATGCTTTTCATATTCATTGTATTGATACTTGGTTGAGATCTCACACCAATTGCCCTCTTTGTAGAGCTAGAATTGTGTCGAATTCGAATGGAGGACCGAATTTGGGTGCGTCTATCGATCAAGACTCTCCTGATTTGGGTCAAGACGAAGGATTAACCCTAACCCAGATGGGGAATTCGGGTGAGAACAGGGGGGGAAGAGTAGAAATTAatgatgttgttgatgatgatgatgagctTAGAGATTGGAGTTTCATTAGAAGGTCTGTTTCAATGGATTTTGGACATTCCTCTGTTCCCAAATCATTGGAGAAcattaatgaaaatgaagaaggtGCTAGTTCTGGAATTCAGGGGATAATGCCAAAGAGGGCTTCTTCTTCTGCTTCAGTTTGCATGAAGAGATCGTTCTCTTGCAGTGGCAGGATGATCTTGACAAGATCCAACCGCAACCCTAATCCGATTCTTCCCTTATAAAGGGTTGTCTCTCTTTGTGTTACTATACAAattttgatgagaaattcaaataatgtatTTACATCATTTGCAAGACAATAATCTTGTGCAGGTAGTTTTCATCGTTTTGTGCATAAACTTGATAAGATTATAATACGATAATAACCCAACACACACTAAGGTAACTCACGCGATAATAGTTAACCCAACACACACTAAGGTAACTCACGCGATAATAGTGGCAACACACTAAGGTAGCTCACGCGACAATAGTGGCTCCTAAGATATCGGGGCAATGGGTATTGTATTCTCACTTGGGGTCAATGGGTTCCTAAACTCCTttgttcaaaaaataatatgatactAACCCAATTGAGAATAGATCATTTCTTTTGATAAGAATAAAACGAGTGGCATAAAACCCACAAATAGAAACTTATAGAACACATGAAGAagcataaaataattaataaaaataactcatcCTAAATACACATGACTACATTAGTCAAGTGTAATTAAGTGTACATGTTATGTTTGGttattattaaatcattatCTATATAACCGATTGAAGAAGATAAAAAGACTGTATCATCAAAGTTAAATATGATACGATAAAAAAACAAGCATAAATCAGAAGGTAACGTTACGTAGCATAAATCTCTTTATTGTTTCTGATCCGATCTACAACATCAAATTAGTTGCGGCTGAGAGCATGATCATGAATCCAACAGACATCACTCTGTTTAGGGCTGCAACATTTGCCGAAGGAATTTCGGCTGGGGCCTCGGATAACGACGGCGGAAAGGCGGAGCCAGTAGGAGCTGTGGAAGATGGAACCGGGGCGGGCACCGCGGCCTCTAGAGGCGGCGACGCCGGCGAGGCAACTGGAGGTTTAGTTGGGGAGGCTGAGGGTGACTGAGCAAGAACAGAGCCGGCCACCAAAGAAAACATTAGAAGAACCAACAATATTGTTTTGTGgaaagacattt
This genomic window contains:
- the LOC124910034 gene encoding blue copper protein, coding for MNCRSKILVCLSLAVVFMSLHTSMATVYMVGDSNGWSLGVDYATWTSDKTFIVGDTLVFSYGSSHTIDEVSESDYSSCSIGNVLASDNSGASNVPLNKAGKRYFVCGVIGHCSGGMKIIVDVKDSSSSNNSPTTTTTTTKPISFSSSVRATNTWITALLLLIGLVKIVNV
- the LOC124945343 gene encoding 28 kDa ribonucleoprotein, chloroplastic produces the protein MALLRLLCFPSAASNLPTQHHHPSLFFPATAPFSSLPKPHHLLSSFSPLSHPLQITTRKPTLFIIKVSSSTQTEESTVESPELANSGEVKEDESSKTRILAQNVPWSSTADDLRPLFEKYGTVVDIELSMHSKTRNRGLAFITMGSHEEARTALESLENNEYEGRTLRLNWALPKKIRPPPTPPKEKPVNNLFVANLPFQARAKDLKEFFNSEENTNVVTAEIIFLDNPRRSAGYGFVSFNSKAESEIALKSFQGKIFMERPIRLARTRTRLVKDNSSVNGNSSKIEEKVEEEVVKEEEKEVADNA
- the LOC124910345 gene encoding RING-H2 finger protein ATL54-like, whose product is MKPRNLSETYVGLNETDPITCPYGCYDPYIIPPPPPPPPQIARGSHPLSPYIVVISTSIASFILLVVSYIIIKRCCSRRQVSENQVADQDENFLDENHGPATAIDHHIWYINTVGLQPSIINSISVFRYKKGGNMIEGNDCSVCLSEFQEDETLRLLPKCSHAFHIHCIDTWLRSHTNCPLCRARIVSNSNGGPNLGASIDQDSPDLGQDEGLTLTQMGNSGENRGGRVEINDVVDDDDELRDWSFIRRSVSMDFGHSSVPKSLENINENEEGASSGIQGIMPKRASSSASVCMKRSFSCSGRMILTRSNRNPNPILPL